One part of the Microlunatus elymi genome encodes these proteins:
- the thiE gene encoding thiamine phosphate synthase, with product MNRSSASLRDKLGVYLVTAEPADDSTVELIMAAVSGGVRVVQLRDKNGTTAERVALLRTLQDQLPPEVILLVNDDLAAAVAVPGVGVHVGPDDDHPAEVRRRLGDRVCIGWSIHDLDQLRDKSALAASDYVAASPVWPTPTKIDTTAPLGPEGVRRLRAMLPPALPLVGIGGIHAGNAGSVIEAGADGVAVVSAICAAADPAGAAADLLSVVAAATATRS from the coding sequence ATGAACCGCTCCTCGGCATCGCTGCGGGACAAGCTCGGCGTCTACCTGGTGACGGCCGAACCCGCCGACGACTCCACCGTCGAGTTGATCATGGCGGCGGTGTCCGGTGGCGTACGTGTCGTCCAGCTGCGGGACAAGAACGGCACCACCGCCGAGCGGGTCGCCCTGCTGCGTACGCTGCAAGATCAACTTCCTCCGGAGGTGATCTTGCTGGTGAACGACGATCTTGCTGCCGCCGTTGCGGTTCCGGGCGTCGGCGTCCACGTCGGACCCGATGACGATCACCCGGCCGAGGTACGCCGCCGGCTGGGCGATCGGGTGTGCATCGGCTGGTCCATCCATGACCTTGATCAACTGCGGGACAAGTCCGCGCTGGCCGCCAGCGACTATGTCGCGGCCAGCCCGGTGTGGCCGACGCCGACCAAGATCGACACCACGGCCCCGTTGGGTCCGGAGGGTGTACGCCGCCTGCGGGCCATGCTCCCGCCGGCGCTGCCGTTGGTCGGCATCGGCGGTATCCATGCCGGCAACGCCGGCTCGGTGATCGAGGCGGGCGCGGACGGCGTCGCGGTGGTGTCGGCGATCTGCGCCGCCGCCGATCCGGCGGGGGCAGCCGCCGACCTGCTGTCGGTGGTTGCCGCGGCCACCGCAACCAGGAGTTGA
- a CDS encoding TenA family protein has product MSVSARLDLIDDEHTPDGFSATAWQAVAGWFAAITEHPFIRQLADGSLPEVVFARYLLDDAHYLKGYASALASLSARSGDPEARLMLAASAASAIEAERSMHRQFLLPRNIDPDAPSSPDPKAVAEPSPTCVGYVESLRAASVLEPLGVGMAAVLPCFRVYAEVGSWIVANTGDSRPDHPYRTWIDTYADPAFAAAVGAAEAYADRLAVRAGADERAAMLAAYRRATRYEYMFWDAAWQDQRWPQP; this is encoded by the coding sequence ATGAGCGTCTCCGCACGGCTCGACCTGATCGACGACGAGCACACGCCGGACGGGTTCTCGGCCACGGCCTGGCAGGCGGTGGCCGGCTGGTTCGCGGCCATCACCGAGCATCCGTTCATCCGCCAACTGGCCGACGGATCGTTGCCGGAGGTGGTGTTCGCCCGCTACCTGCTGGACGACGCGCACTACCTGAAGGGCTATGCATCGGCGCTGGCGTCGTTGTCGGCCCGCTCCGGTGACCCCGAAGCAAGGTTGATGCTGGCGGCATCGGCCGCCTCGGCGATCGAGGCCGAGCGTTCGATGCATCGGCAGTTTCTGCTGCCGCGCAACATCGATCCGGACGCGCCCAGCTCACCGGACCCGAAGGCTGTCGCCGAGCCGTCGCCGACCTGCGTCGGTTACGTCGAGAGCCTGCGGGCAGCCTCGGTGCTGGAACCGCTCGGTGTCGGGATGGCCGCGGTGCTGCCCTGCTTCCGGGTCTATGCGGAGGTCGGGTCGTGGATCGTCGCCAACACTGGTGACAGCCGTCCGGACCATCCGTACCGGACCTGGATCGACACCTACGCCGATCCGGCGTTCGCCGCAGCGGTCGGTGCCGCCGAGGCGTACGCCGACCGGCTGGCGGTTCGGGCCGGTGCCGACGAACGCGCGGCGATGCTTGCGGCGTACCGGCGGGCGACCCGGTACGAATACATGTTCTGGGACGCGGCCTGGCAGGATCAGCGCTGGCCCCAGCCCTGA
- the thiD gene encoding bifunctional hydroxymethylpyrimidine kinase/phosphomethylpyrimidine kinase codes for MNRPIMLSIAGSDPSGGAGIQADLKTATALGVYGAAAITSLTVQNTRGVTGIHPVPAGFVADQIVAVLTDLEVAAIKIGMLATAEIAAAVAEVLRARPGPAIVLDPVVIATSGDRLVTPEVTAVIKDELLTLATVITPNLPETGTLLDHEPPTTVAEMSLAAQELRTQGSAAALVKGGHLGRSETITDVLADADGVINFSGPYVPTANTHGTGCTLSSAIASELASGRRLRPAVEAAKNYLTGALRAGADRRIGSGSGPVDHLWREQSR; via the coding sequence ATGAACCGTCCGATCATGTTGAGCATCGCCGGCTCCGACCCGTCCGGTGGCGCAGGCATCCAGGCCGACCTGAAGACCGCTACCGCCCTCGGCGTCTACGGCGCCGCAGCGATCACCTCACTGACCGTGCAGAACACGCGCGGGGTGACCGGGATCCATCCGGTGCCGGCCGGCTTCGTCGCCGACCAGATCGTTGCCGTGCTGACAGATCTCGAGGTGGCGGCGATCAAGATCGGCATGCTGGCGACGGCCGAGATCGCAGCCGCGGTGGCCGAGGTGTTGCGGGCCCGTCCAGGTCCGGCGATCGTGCTCGATCCGGTGGTGATCGCCACCTCCGGTGATCGACTGGTGACGCCCGAGGTGACTGCGGTGATCAAGGACGAGTTGTTGACGCTGGCCACCGTGATCACCCCGAATCTGCCCGAGACCGGCACGCTTCTTGATCATGAACCACCGACCACGGTCGCCGAGATGTCGCTTGCAGCACAGGAACTTCGTACCCAGGGCTCTGCCGCGGCTCTGGTCAAGGGCGGCCATCTCGGCCGGTCGGAGACGATCACCGACGTGCTGGCCGACGCCGACGGCGTGATCAACTTCTCCGGCCCGTACGTGCCGACCGCGAACACCCACGGCACCGGCTGCACACTGTCCTCGGCGATCGCCTCCGAGCTGGCGTCCGGGCGTCGGCTGCGACCGGCGGTCGAGGCGGCCAAGAACTATCTGACCGGTGCGTTGCGGGCCGGCGCCGACCGGAGAATCGGTTCGGGTTCCGGACCGGTCGACCATCTGTGGCGGGAGCAGAGCCGATGA
- the thiM gene encoding hydroxyethylthiazole kinase, with product MTSSRPDLSTSTATDSARVADVVTAMRAKRPLVQVITNFVSMDLAANLLNAAGASPAMVHDPQEAAEFAGLADAVVANIGTPSPRWADGMLAAASTAHDRGSCWVLDPVAVGATGYRHELAGRLLEHRPTVIRGNAGEILALAGISGASRGVDSAAGVDDVADRAAALAAELGCVVAVTGSSDLVTDGTRALIIDGGDPRAPMITALGCAATALVAACCAACDDPLYGAAGALAMITAGIGRAGARADGPGSLRWRLLDELSTLTADQVAAVTVRS from the coding sequence ATGACATCGTCGCGTCCAGACCTGTCCACCTCGACGGCCACCGACTCGGCCCGTGTCGCTGACGTCGTGACCGCGATGCGGGCCAAGCGACCGCTGGTGCAGGTCATCACCAACTTCGTCTCGATGGACCTGGCGGCGAATCTGCTCAACGCAGCGGGCGCGTCACCGGCGATGGTGCACGATCCGCAGGAGGCGGCCGAGTTCGCCGGGCTGGCCGACGCCGTGGTGGCCAACATCGGCACCCCGTCGCCGCGTTGGGCCGACGGCATGCTCGCGGCGGCGTCGACCGCGCACGACCGCGGCAGCTGCTGGGTGCTGGACCCGGTGGCCGTCGGCGCCACCGGCTACCGCCACGAACTGGCCGGCCGGCTACTGGAACATCGGCCGACCGTGATCCGCGGCAACGCCGGCGAGATCCTTGCCCTGGCAGGGATCTCGGGCGCCAGTCGCGGTGTGGACAGTGCGGCCGGCGTGGACGACGTGGCGGACCGGGCGGCGGCGCTGGCCGCCGAACTCGGCTGCGTGGTGGCCGTCACCGGATCGTCGGATCTGGTCACCGACGGCACCCGAGCGTTGATCATCGACGGCGGCGACCCGCGGGCGCCGATGATCACCGCGCTGGGCTGTGCGGCCACCGCGTTGGTCGCGGCCTGTTGCGCCGCCTGTGACGATCCGCTGTACGGGGCGGCCGGTGCGCTGGCCATGATCACCGCCGGGATCGGACGGGCCGGCGCACGGGCCGACGGTCCGGGCTCGTTGCGCTGGCGACTGCTGGACGAGCTGTCCACCCTGACCGCCGACCAGGTGGCCGCGGTCACGGTGCGTTCGTGA
- a CDS encoding ribonuclease J, with protein sequence MAASRLQTPPKLRHGTLRVIPLGGLGDIGRNMAALEINGQLLLIDCGVLFPEDDHPGVDLILPGFDAIADRLDDVVGLVLTHGHEDHIGGVPYLLRQRSDIPIIGSRLTLALVAEKVKEHRLSGVQPRPVAEGDRVELGEFDLEFVAVNHSIPDGLAVFVRTAGGTVLHTGDFKMDQLPLDGRLTDLRALARLGEEGVDLLMIDSTNAEVPGFTTPEKDILPALQRVFATSKQRLIVTSFASHVHRVQQVLDTAVAYSRKVAYVGRSMVRNMNIARDLGYLKVPENTVIELRELDNYRPDQVVLVSTGSQGEPLSALARIANREHPAIQLEPGDTVLLASSLVPGNENAVYRVINGLTRLGARVVHRGNALVHVSGHASAGELLYVYNLLKPANVMPVHGESRHLIANADLAVSTGVPRDHTIIAEDGTVVDLKDHRAKAVGQIECDYIFVDGSTVGDISQSSLTDRRILGEEGFISVVAVVNLRSKKVLSGPDIHDRGFLEDPSIYEPVRERIAQALTDALEDGVDDTHRLQQVIRRQIGKWVSDTYRRRPMIIPVVVAV encoded by the coding sequence GTGGCTGCCTCTCGACTGCAAACCCCGCCCAAGCTTCGGCACGGAACGTTGCGGGTGATTCCGCTCGGCGGGCTGGGGGACATCGGCCGCAACATGGCGGCGCTGGAGATCAACGGGCAGCTGCTGCTGATCGACTGCGGGGTGCTGTTTCCCGAGGACGACCATCCCGGGGTCGACCTGATCCTGCCGGGCTTCGACGCGATCGCGGATCGACTTGACGACGTGGTGGGGCTGGTGCTCACCCACGGTCACGAGGATCACATCGGCGGCGTCCCGTACCTGTTGCGGCAACGGTCCGACATCCCGATCATCGGCTCCCGGCTGACCCTTGCGCTGGTCGCCGAGAAGGTCAAGGAACATCGCTTGTCCGGGGTCCAGCCACGACCCGTGGCCGAGGGCGACCGAGTCGAGCTGGGCGAATTCGATCTCGAGTTCGTCGCGGTCAACCACTCCATCCCGGACGGGCTGGCCGTCTTCGTACGCACTGCCGGCGGGACCGTGCTGCACACCGGCGACTTCAAGATGGACCAACTGCCGCTGGACGGCCGACTGACCGACCTGCGCGCCCTGGCCCGGCTCGGTGAGGAGGGCGTCGATCTGCTGATGATCGACTCCACCAACGCCGAGGTGCCCGGCTTCACCACGCCGGAGAAAGACATCCTGCCGGCGCTGCAGCGGGTCTTCGCGACCAGCAAACAGCGGCTGATCGTGACCAGCTTCGCCTCCCACGTACACCGGGTACAGCAGGTGCTCGACACCGCCGTCGCGTACAGCAGGAAGGTCGCCTACGTCGGCCGGTCGATGGTCCGCAACATGAACATCGCCAGGGATCTCGGCTACCTGAAGGTGCCGGAGAACACCGTGATCGAGCTGCGCGAGCTGGACAACTACCGACCCGACCAGGTGGTGCTCGTCTCCACCGGTTCCCAGGGCGAGCCGCTGTCCGCCCTGGCCCGGATCGCCAACCGCGAGCATCCGGCCATCCAACTGGAGCCCGGCGACACCGTACTGCTGGCCAGTTCACTGGTCCCGGGCAACGAGAACGCGGTCTACCGGGTGATCAACGGGCTGACCCGGTTGGGAGCTCGGGTGGTCCATCGCGGCAACGCGCTGGTGCACGTGTCCGGCCATGCCAGTGCCGGCGAGCTGCTCTACGTCTACAACCTGCTCAAGCCGGCCAACGTGATGCCGGTACACGGCGAATCCCGGCACCTGATCGCCAACGCCGACCTGGCGGTGTCCACCGGCGTGCCGCGCGATCACACGATCATCGCCGAGGACGGCACCGTGGTGGACCTGAAGGATCACCGGGCGAAGGCGGTCGGCCAGATCGAGTGCGACTACATCTTCGTCGACGGTTCCACCGTGGGCGACATCAGCCAGAGTTCACTGACCGACCGGCGGATCCTCGGCGAGGAGGGCTTCATCTCCGTGGTCGCGGTGGTGAACCTGCGCTCCAAGAAGGTGCTCAGCGGCCCGGACATCCACGACCGCGGATTCCTGGAGGATCCGAGCATCTACGAACCGGTACGGGAACGGATCGCCCAAGCGCTGACCGATGCGTTGGAGGACGGTGTCGACGACACTCACCGGCTGCAGCAGGTGATCCGCCGCCAGATCGGCAAGTGGGTCAGCGACACCTACCGCCGCCGCCCGATGATCATCCCCGTCGTCGTCGCCGTCTGA
- the rsmD gene encoding 16S rRNA (guanine(966)-N(2))-methyltransferase RsmD, with amino-acid sequence MSRIIAGSRRGRRLSTPPGGRTRPTTDRVREALFAGLASWAGTAGSGADESLAGLAFLDLYAGSGAVGLEAASRGAARVMLVESDRRTARIIGDNARELDLPVQVRTGRVEDVIGVPPPGPYDVVFADPPYDVTSAVLSRQLAVLLAQGWLTDDALVIVERSSRTEELSWPEDPADVWSKDYGETVLWFWQR; translated from the coding sequence ATGAGCCGCATCATCGCCGGCAGCAGGCGCGGCCGCCGACTGTCCACACCGCCGGGCGGCCGGACCCGGCCGACCACCGATCGGGTCCGCGAGGCCCTGTTCGCCGGCCTCGCCTCCTGGGCCGGGACGGCCGGCTCCGGGGCCGACGAATCCCTTGCCGGTTTGGCTTTTCTCGATCTGTACGCCGGTTCCGGTGCGGTCGGCCTGGAGGCCGCCAGCAGGGGAGCGGCCCGGGTGATGTTGGTCGAGTCGGATCGGCGTACGGCGCGGATCATCGGCGACAACGCCCGCGAACTTGACCTGCCGGTGCAGGTGCGGACCGGACGGGTGGAGGACGTGATCGGGGTGCCGCCACCGGGACCGTACGACGTGGTCTTCGCCGATCCTCCGTACGACGTGACCTCGGCGGTGCTCAGCCGTCAGCTCGCGGTCCTGCTGGCCCAGGGCTGGCTGACCGATGACGCGTTGGTGATCGTCGAGCGGTCGTCACGGACCGAGGAGTTGAGCTGGCCGGAGGACCCGGCCGACGTGTGGAGCAAGGACTACGGCGAGACCGTGCTGTGGTTCTGGCAGCGGTGA
- a CDS encoding GNAT family N-acetyltransferase, giving the protein MTAHSDPHPIADSVRLALPAEAAAIAAIQRRSWPERLPEPVSEQLLGQADLEQMAELWEQAISRPPQARYRVLVAIGNEQLVGFATTTPSPDTDAHPQTDGAIDEFVIDRPAQRQGHGSRLLNACADTLRADGFTHARWWLVSTDDITRRFLQEAGWAPDGAHREIGTEDGSHRIKQIRLHTDITES; this is encoded by the coding sequence GTGACCGCGCACTCCGATCCGCATCCGATCGCCGACTCCGTACGGCTGGCACTACCCGCCGAGGCGGCGGCCATCGCCGCGATCCAGCGGCGCAGCTGGCCGGAGCGGCTGCCGGAACCCGTCAGCGAGCAGTTGCTCGGCCAAGCGGACCTGGAGCAGATGGCCGAGCTGTGGGAACAGGCCATCAGCCGGCCGCCGCAGGCGCGCTACCGAGTCCTGGTGGCCATCGGCAACGAGCAGCTGGTCGGGTTCGCCACCACCACTCCGAGCCCGGACACCGACGCGCATCCGCAGACCGACGGTGCGATCGACGAGTTCGTGATCGACCGTCCGGCGCAGCGTCAGGGGCACGGATCGCGACTGCTCAACGCCTGCGCCGACACGCTGCGCGCCGACGGCTTCACCCACGCACGCTGGTGGCTTGTCTCGACCGACGACATCACCCGCCGGTTCCTGCAAGAGGCCGGCTGGGCACCCGACGGAGCCCACCGCGAGATCGGCACCGAGGACGGCAGCCATCGGATCAAGCAGATCCGGCTGCACACCGACATCACCGAGAGCTGA
- a CDS encoding ATP-dependent DNA helicase RecG, with the protein MSATVTRWRTEAYARLHARLSAVVGDKTAKAFGKLGIATVGDLLQHVPRRYMAGTELSDLSGLREGEEIAVLAEVAGTKEHSMPGGRGRLEAWITDGRGRLGLAFFGRAPLIKYWQSQLAKGSRGIFAGKVGVFRDEPQLSHPDFVMLDEYGKYAGGSKANEVLAQVTQTSDLIGIYPATAKLRTWNIAESANLALDYLGEVTDPLPETVRERAGVLGLTEAYRAVHQPRDRAEAARGLERLKFDEAFAIGLAMARRKAIARSHPAVPRTRRPGGILDAFDATLPFALTAGQQLVSEQIFADLEQQHPMQRLLQGEVGSGKTVVAVRAMLDVVDAGGQAAFLAPTEVLATQHFQTITRMLGELAAGGTLDAAEHATQVVLITGSMPAARRREALLAAAGGEAGIVIGTHALLNDQVQFADLGLVVVDEQHRFGVEQRAALGAKAESRPHLLVMTATPIPRTVAMTSFGDLETSVLREIPAGRAEVSTVVVDVIKNQSWVPRAWERIVEEVAAGRQAYVVCSRISSADDSSAGDDGFAESVEEGEEPREPAVAVEDLYAELSTGPLSRLRTAMLHGRMPPEEKDEVMRRLAAGELDVLVSTTVIEVGVDVPNASMMVICDADRFGISQLHQLRGRIGRGAHPGVCLLMSSSPTESDATTRLHEVAATRDGFRLAEADLRLRREGDVLGAEQSGRRSSLRLLRVLRDQELISRAREMADDCLVADPELADPGLADIVDKIEAPEWLERA; encoded by the coding sequence GTGAGTGCGACCGTCACCCGCTGGCGTACCGAGGCGTACGCCCGGCTGCATGCCAGGCTGTCGGCCGTGGTGGGCGACAAGACCGCCAAGGCCTTCGGCAAGCTCGGCATCGCCACCGTCGGCGATCTGCTACAGCATGTGCCGCGTCGCTACATGGCGGGCACCGAGCTGAGTGACCTGAGTGGGCTGCGCGAGGGCGAGGAGATCGCGGTGCTGGCCGAGGTGGCCGGGACCAAGGAGCACTCGATGCCCGGCGGGCGTGGTCGGCTGGAGGCGTGGATAACCGACGGCCGCGGCCGGCTCGGGCTGGCCTTCTTCGGTCGGGCCCCGTTGATCAAGTACTGGCAAAGTCAACTGGCGAAGGGTTCCCGCGGCATCTTCGCCGGCAAGGTCGGCGTCTTCCGGGACGAGCCGCAGCTGTCCCATCCCGACTTCGTGATGCTCGACGAGTACGGGAAGTACGCCGGCGGTTCGAAGGCCAACGAGGTGCTGGCCCAGGTGACCCAGACCTCGGACCTGATCGGCATCTATCCGGCGACGGCCAAGTTGCGCACCTGGAACATCGCCGAGTCCGCCAACCTCGCCCTGGACTACCTCGGCGAGGTCACCGACCCGCTGCCGGAGACGGTCCGAGAGCGGGCCGGCGTGCTGGGTCTGACCGAGGCGTACCGCGCGGTCCATCAGCCACGGGACCGGGCCGAGGCCGCCCGCGGGCTGGAACGGCTGAAGTTCGACGAGGCGTTCGCGATCGGGTTGGCGATGGCCCGGCGCAAGGCGATCGCCCGCAGCCATCCGGCGGTGCCGCGGACGCGTCGCCCCGGCGGCATCCTGGACGCCTTCGACGCGACCCTGCCGTTCGCGCTGACCGCCGGCCAGCAGCTGGTGTCGGAGCAGATCTTCGCCGACCTTGAGCAACAGCATCCGATGCAGCGGCTGCTGCAGGGCGAGGTCGGCTCCGGCAAGACGGTGGTCGCGGTCCGGGCCATGCTCGACGTGGTCGACGCCGGCGGACAGGCCGCGTTCCTGGCGCCGACCGAGGTGCTGGCCACCCAGCATTTCCAGACCATCACCCGGATGCTCGGCGAGCTCGCCGCCGGCGGCACCCTGGACGCCGCCGAGCACGCGACCCAGGTGGTGCTGATCACCGGCTCGATGCCGGCCGCCCGCCGCCGCGAGGCCCTGCTGGCCGCCGCCGGCGGTGAGGCCGGGATCGTAATCGGGACCCATGCGCTGCTCAACGATCAGGTCCAGTTCGCCGACCTCGGTCTGGTGGTGGTCGACGAGCAGCACCGGTTCGGGGTGGAGCAGCGGGCCGCGCTCGGCGCCAAGGCCGAGAGCCGGCCGCACCTGTTGGTGATGACCGCGACACCGATCCCGCGGACGGTCGCGATGACCAGCTTCGGCGACCTGGAGACCTCGGTGCTGCGGGAGATTCCCGCTGGCCGGGCCGAGGTCAGCACCGTGGTGGTCGACGTGATCAAGAATCAGAGCTGGGTGCCGCGGGCCTGGGAGCGGATCGTCGAGGAGGTCGCCGCGGGCCGGCAGGCGTACGTGGTCTGCTCGCGGATCAGCTCTGCCGACGACTCGTCGGCCGGCGACGACGGGTTCGCGGAATCGGTCGAGGAGGGCGAGGAGCCCCGAGAGCCGGCGGTCGCGGTCGAGGACCTGTACGCCGAGCTCAGCACCGGCCCACTGTCCCGGCTGCGGACGGCGATGCTGCACGGGCGGATGCCGCCGGAGGAGAAGGACGAGGTGATGCGCCGACTCGCCGCGGGTGAGTTGGACGTGTTGGTCTCCACCACCGTGATCGAGGTCGGCGTCGACGTGCCGAACGCCTCCATGATGGTGATCTGCGACGCGGACCGGTTCGGCATCTCGCAGCTGCATCAGCTGCGCGGCCGGATCGGACGGGGCGCGCATCCGGGTGTCTGTCTGCTGATGAGTTCCAGCCCGACCGAGAGCGACGCGACCACCAGGCTGCACGAGGTGGCGGCCACCCGGGACGGTTTCCGGCTGGCCGAGGCCGACCTGCGGCTGCGCCGGGAGGGCGACGTGCTCGGCGCCGAGCAGTCCGGCCGCCGGTCGAGCCTGCGGCTGCTGCGGGTGCTGCGTGATCAGGAGTTGATCAGTCGGGCGCGGGAGATGGCCGACGACTGCTTGGTGGCCGATCCCGAGCTCGCCGATCCCGGCCTGGCCGACATCGTGGACAAGATCGAAGCACCCGAATGGTTGGAGCGCGCATGA
- a CDS encoding NYN domain-containing protein encodes MRSRCALYVDAGYLLAAAATRLTGTSLRSGITVDYPKLISNLIQQVETQSGLPLLRANWYDSARHALPDPEQERIAMLPRVKLRLGRIGYAGEQKGVDLRLGLDLITHARNGAVEVMFLISGDDDLSEAVEEAQLHGVQVIIVGVPDSNGLPHGVSRHLRRAADDLVLLDAELITSAIGRAVAPTVPAPVPIESNQHKNHNAPSPALLAGVHRSDGVAPATGTAAVTPSAPVGGRSSATLAYRTDSEHPRHPDDDGKDAAEVIDGVARRVLHTWLSSATSDQRRTLLAGRPSIPRDIDKALLIDLSDALGEYDLSDARRFALRERFWHQVAESDAFEAAKSERVGEAATGS; translated from the coding sequence GTGCGATCACGCTGTGCCCTGTACGTCGATGCCGGATACCTGTTGGCGGCCGCCGCCACGCGGCTGACCGGTACCTCGCTGAGATCGGGGATCACCGTCGACTATCCGAAGTTGATCAGCAACCTGATCCAACAGGTGGAGACGCAGTCCGGACTGCCGCTGCTGCGGGCCAACTGGTACGACTCCGCGCGCCACGCCCTGCCCGATCCGGAGCAGGAACGGATCGCGATGCTGCCCAGGGTCAAGCTGCGGCTGGGCCGGATCGGCTATGCCGGCGAGCAGAAGGGCGTCGACCTGCGGCTCGGACTCGATCTGATCACCCACGCCCGCAACGGCGCGGTGGAGGTGATGTTCCTGATCTCCGGTGACGACGATCTGAGCGAGGCGGTCGAGGAGGCGCAGCTGCACGGCGTCCAGGTGATCATCGTCGGCGTGCCGGACAGCAACGGTCTGCCGCACGGTGTCAGCCGGCACCTGCGTCGTGCCGCCGACGATCTGGTGCTGCTGGACGCCGAGTTGATCACCTCGGCCATCGGTCGTGCGGTCGCTCCGACCGTTCCGGCGCCGGTGCCGATCGAATCGAATCAGCACAAGAACCACAACGCCCCTTCGCCGGCGCTGCTGGCCGGAGTCCATCGCAGCGACGGCGTCGCGCCGGCGACCGGCACGGCAGCGGTGACCCCGTCGGCACCGGTCGGCGGACGTTCGAGCGCCACGCTGGCCTACCGCACCGACAGCGAGCATCCGCGGCATCCGGACGACGACGGCAAGGACGCGGCGGAGGTGATCGACGGTGTTGCCCGCCGGGTGCTGCACACCTGGCTGAGCAGTGCGACCTCCGACCAGCGGCGGACCCTGCTGGCCGGACGGCCGTCGATCCCCCGCGACATCGACAAGGCGCTGTTGATCGACCTGTCCGACGCTCTCGGCGAGTACGACCTGAGCGACGCACGCCGGTTCGCGTTGCGGGAGCGGTTCTGGCATCAGGTGGCCGAGTCGGACGCCTTCGAGGCGGCCAAGTCCGAACGGGTCGGCGAGGCCGCGACGGGGAGCTGA
- a CDS encoding LmeA family phospholipid-binding protein, with the protein MSDPTGPEDSSPWRPADPPGEGMGQPAGPSFQHGQPAAPPPGGPGIEGPASQATAPIHWAQPPDGPSTPVEPTMVVPIGPPPAAKVPQRRRRGLVIGIVVVVVLAALVAADRITPIVLGRSVGHSLQSELGTSTAPQVRFDGFPFLNQLATKNFREVEVTAHDVTSQQLPGAITVRTVTADLHGVTVSDNQIKIDSADGSALLDYQAVSTLVGHTVSYAGDNKIKINLLAGVAITASVGVDQQEQQVVLSDVKLDSANTPGFANQLVERIVNSLLPALSLPTGIRLTGIQVGDDGVRVQGTGENLTMPR; encoded by the coding sequence ATGTCCGATCCGACCGGTCCGGAAGATTCCAGCCCCTGGCGGCCCGCCGATCCGCCGGGCGAGGGCATGGGGCAGCCGGCCGGGCCGAGCTTCCAGCACGGCCAACCCGCGGCCCCGCCGCCCGGCGGTCCGGGCATCGAGGGTCCGGCCAGCCAAGCCACCGCGCCGATCCACTGGGCACAGCCGCCGGACGGGCCGTCCACCCCGGTCGAGCCCACCATGGTGGTGCCGATCGGGCCGCCGCCCGCGGCCAAGGTGCCGCAGCGACGCCGGCGCGGCCTGGTGATCGGCATCGTGGTGGTCGTAGTTCTCGCGGCCCTGGTGGCCGCCGACCGGATCACCCCGATCGTGCTCGGCCGTTCCGTCGGCCACAGCCTGCAATCCGAGCTCGGCACCAGCACGGCGCCACAGGTCCGCTTCGACGGATTCCCGTTCCTGAACCAGCTGGCCACCAAGAACTTCCGCGAGGTCGAGGTCACCGCCCACGACGTGACCAGCCAGCAACTGCCCGGCGCCATCACCGTCCGTACGGTGACTGCCGACCTGCACGGCGTGACGGTGTCCGACAACCAGATCAAGATCGACTCCGCCGACGGTTCGGCACTGCTGGACTACCAGGCCGTCTCGACCCTGGTCGGGCACACGGTCAGCTACGCCGGCGACAACAAGATCAAGATCAACCTGCTGGCCGGGGTCGCCATCACCGCATCGGTCGGAGTTGATCAACAAGAGCAGCAGGTCGTGCTGAGCGACGTGAAGCTGGACTCCGCGAACACCCCCGGATTCGCCAACCAGCTGGTCGAACGCATCGTCAACTCGTTGCTGCCCGCGCTCAGTCTGCCGACCGGTATCAGGCTGACCGGCATCCAGGTCGGCGACGACGGAGTCCGCGTTCAGGGCACCGGCGAGAACCTCACCATGCCCCGTTGA
- the rpmB gene encoding 50S ribosomal protein L28: protein MAAVCDICAKRPSFGHNNPWSKKKTLRRWNPNIQRVRAVVNGSPKRLNVCTSCLKAGKVSR from the coding sequence GTGGCTGCCGTGTGTGATATCTGCGCCAAGCGTCCGAGCTTCGGCCACAACAACCCGTGGTCGAAGAAGAAGACCCTGCGGCGTTGGAACCCGAACATCCAGCGCGTTCGCGCCGTCGTCAACGGCTCGCCGAAGCGGCTGAATGTCTGCACCTCCTGCCTGAAGGCCGGCAAGGTCTCCCGCTAA